The following are encoded in a window of Stigmatopora nigra isolate UIUO_SnigA chromosome 23, RoL_Snig_1.1, whole genome shotgun sequence genomic DNA:
- the LOC144181588 gene encoding uncharacterized protein LOC144181588, translating into MAAFVFYLTRVPTLTLLAAPRVPRREPGYRSTVKKFTPAVVHHAGKAARGGVRKKKKRRRRSAIRARIHSETPAEAAAKRRRGRRKAPSHPERVHKFIPSYGKDVYFEQPHANSQMADHHKSVTTTWLWKPDYCGEHRFETLSSESRIHPGLICRRLGREEPSVTS; encoded by the exons ATGGCCGCCTTTGTCTTCTACCT CACCCGCGTGCCCACGCTGACCTTGCTGGCGGCGCCACGCGTACCCCGGCGCGAGCCGGGCTATCGATCGACGGTGAAAAAGTTCACGCCCGCCGTCGTCCATCACGCCGGAAAAGCCG CGAGGGGaggagtaagaaaaaaaaaaaagaggaggaggaggagcgcaATCAGAGCGAGGATTCATAGTGAGACGCCAGCGGAGGCAGCGGCAAAGAGGAGGCGAGGTCGGAGGAAAGCGCCATCCCATCCCGAGCGAGTCCATAAGTTCATCCCAAGTTACGGCAAAGACGTCTACTTCGAG CAACCACATGCCAATTCCCAGATGGCGGACCACCACAAGTCTGTAACAACGACGTGGCTCTG GAAACCCGACTACTGCGGCGAGCACCGGTTCGAAACCTTGTCATCGGAATCA AGGATTCACCCTGGCCTGATTTGCCGTCGCCTCGGGCGAGAGGAGCCCAGCGTGACCTCGTAG